The DNA region AGGCCTGCGGTGCTTGATGCTAACTACAATAGCGTTACAGGAATCACGTCAGAGCATGAAGAATAAGCAGCATCCTTGCAACACAGGACTGCAATGCTAGAAGGTTGCATCCTGTTTGTGAGCAAGTTCCCCACTCCGCTCCCCCCACCACGAAACACACGTAGCCCCAGTGTTTTGCTGGTATGAGTCTCCCTGGATGACTAGAAgtggactccatcagcatttaaAGGCCTGCCTTGTTTGCATTCTGCAAGTTGCAAGTGACAGGCTGCACCCCCAAAGATAAGAGATGCCCCAGGATTTTAAGAAGCCACTAACTCTCTCTTCTAGGATCATGGGATTTTCGTCTGCTcaggaaaaaagtttaaaaaaaaaggtacaaaaaGAGGCTATAGATACTGGAGTGTTGCCGGCAACAGAGATCCGAACACGAGCTGGCCTGGGGAGGTGGCCGCCTTGTGGCCAGGCAGGGCCCAAGGCTCAGTAGCCCTCCTCTTCTCGGTAGTAGTGGTACTCGGGTGGGTCTGTGCTCTGGTCGTACACTGCGTTGGCCACGTCACCAGTGTTGCCCTGGGGACAGTACTTGGGATCGTAGATCTGTCGGCCCAGGCCAAAGATCTGGCCgctctgattggctccctggTTGGAGCCCATCTGGAGGGACATGGAGGTGTTGTCGCACTTCTCGGTGCCCATTTTGGTGTCGTAGATGTGTCTCCTCGTGCCAGGAGCCGTCATGCCCACCTGAGAGACCAGATTAGTTGTGGTAACAGTGGTAGCTGGAAACCCCCATTGGGGATTGAGCCCCCACTGCATGAGGGGCTACAGATCATAGCAAAACCCTACCCAAATAGCTGATCTACCTAGACTGCGTGGTGATGGGGGCCAGGAGGGAGTGTACAGCTTCTGTTTTAGATGTGCAGAAATGGATGCAGAGATTAAGGAACTTgggcaaggtcacacagggagtctgtggcagggccaggaatcCAAATCCACATCCTggtccagtgccctaaccacaagaCCAGCTCTCCAGCAGCCTGAGGAGGCACAGATTACATCAAGTGGACACCTCTGGTGCTTTCCTGGATTTCACCCAGCTGCCCAGTCAGGCATCTACCCCCTTTAATACCACCCTTAAACCCAGATGTTCTGTGCTGAAGAGACTCCAGTCACTCAACTGGCCCCTTTTTTTACGTCCCCACAGATGGCTCACCAGGTCCATGACTGCTTGCTTACCTGGCTAGCACACTTGTTGGTGCCCATCTGAAGGCTGATGGTGGAATGGTCCATGGGGGCCAGGATCTGGTTTTTGGGATCATAGAGATGTCTCCTGGTGCCGTAGGCTGTCATGCCAGACTGGCTGGCACACTTGTTTGTGCCCATCTGTGGGCAGAGTTACACAGAGAACTAAAGTTACAGCCCAACCGAGTCTGAAGCAGGCTCCCCCCGTCTCAAATAagtctcctctcccccactcccatacTAAGCACAATGACTCATGGCTCAAAGGCAGCCTCCTGACCTTCCTTATTTAGAGGGGGTAAGTACGAGGACTCCCAAGGGCAGGGATTCTCGCCCTGCCTCCAATAGCATGCTTTCCAGTGTTCTTGTATTATTGATTTCACAACTGTCCCTGGATAGAACTTCCCATCTCCAATTCCCTACAAGGGCAACCCTCCAGGTCCAAACCTCtgttggtggggaggagggagtctGTAGTACAGTCCttcacaccccagccccccagggcaaGAGAATGGACATGCCAAGAAGGCCAGGACAGCAGTGACAATCCAGGCAGTGAAGGAGATGAAGGGCACGGGGCAGTTCTACTTTGTGCTGGATGTTTCATATCCAGCCTGTAACAAGAGAACATCCAGGCTATTAAGTCTTTTGACCATCAGCCATATGCAGTGGCAGTGAATTCAGGTGTTAAAGGGATAACCAAATTTCATGAGACATGCCTTCCTACCCTGTGGCCCTGCCtagcccacccctgccctaatgGGAAGGGCACAGCAGCCAGCTCACCTGAAGCCCAATGACACACTGGCCGGCCTTCATTTTTGCATCGTCAAAGTTCCTCTGTTGTTTCTCCGAGTATTTCACCCCAATGTCCACGTCGCTTTGTATCCCCTTGGTCTTTGCCTGCAGCAGAGAgaagggccggggggggggggggaggagggggggggcagagaggagtgttAGAACCACTGAGTTCTGTCCCTGCATAGAAGAGGGTACTACAACCTAACGTTGCAGTCATCAGTCAACATACAGACTCAACCCCAGGAACTGCCCGGCTAGAGATGCAGGAGGTTTTATATCCCATACGGAGATGGCTATTTGTTCACTTCCTGCACAGCACCTTTGACAGGGCGAAAGGTGTTTTACAGTTCTACAAGCTATAGCCATGAAGCAGAGATCCTTTATCCACCGCAGAAATGCAGCTGCTTATGGGGTGGAACGTGGCAGATTTGCCAGTGGCGCAGAGACAGCTTGGGACAGAGCGTAAGGACTCCATGCTGCAGAACAGGTCAGATGCTGGTCACTTGCTGGtgtgaactagagtaaatggggGATTCGCTAACAGTAGAGGACTTCAGTAGGCCCAGCCAGAGGTTATGAGCCTACGACTGGAATTGGTGggagagattctgtggcctacaacatgcagaaggtcagatgaaatgtggtcctgtctggccttcaCCTCTAGGAGTTCGATGGTGGCCTCTGAAGGCCAGACATGGTGACTTCCAGTGCACATGCGCTAGATGCGGCATTAATGAGCCTGCCGGGGCTAGCGTAGTAATTTACGGAGGCAAAATGTAGTTACCCAAACGAGAACTTAGCCAGGACACCAGGACAGACACCTTCATCCTGGTCAGAGGAGCCATGAGACCACATCCATTGTGTGTTTATCCTAAGGCAGCCACTGACCTACTTTCTACTAGCTTTATCCTTCATCCATGCAGGGTATAAAAATCCAGTCACCACAAGGCAACACCTTTCACtagctgcccc from Eretmochelys imbricata isolate rEreImb1 chromosome 25, rEreImb1.hap1, whole genome shotgun sequence includes:
- the CNN2 gene encoding calponin-2, which gives rise to MSSSQFNKGPSYGLSAEVKSRLAQKYDPQKEAELRIWIESITGKEIGPDFQLGLKDGVILCELMNKLQPGSVRKINRSAQTWHQLENLSNFIKAMVQYGMNPVDLFEANDFFETGNMTQVQVCLLALAGMAKTKGIQSDVDIGVKYSEKQQRNFDDAKMKAGQCVIGLQMGTNKCASQSGMTAYGTRRHLYDPKNQILAPMDHSTISLQMGTNKCASQVGMTAPGTRRHIYDTKMGTEKCDNTSMSLQMGSNQGANQSGQIFGLGRQIYDPKYCPQGNTGDVANAVYDQSTDPPEYHYYREEEGY